The sequence ACGTTCAGACGTACTTATCGGACATTCCAGGCGCGTACGCGGCGTCCGATGCCGCGCTGCTGGACGCGGACGGGCAGCTGTGGGTCACGGGCCGGCTGGACGACGTGATGAATGTCGCCGGGCACCGGATCGGCACGATGGAGATGGAGGCGGCCCTGATCACCCATCCGGCGGTGAGCGAGGCGGCGGTGGTGGCGCAGCCGGACGCGGTGAAAGGCACGGTGCCGGTCGCGTTCGTGGTGCTGCGCGGCGACACCCAGCCGGGCGCGTCGCTGGAAGTGGAGCTGGCCGAGGCGATCGTGCGCGGCGTGGGGGCCATCGCCCGGCCAGCACGCGTGATCGTGACGCCCACCGTGCCACGGACCCGCAGTGGCAAGATCATGCGCCGCCTGCTGCGCGACCTGCTGGTGATCGGAGACGTGCAGGGCGACCTGACCAGCCTGGAGAACCCCGACGCCATCGAGGTGGTGCGCGCCCGGATCGCGGAAGGCGTGGCATGACGCGCCTCTCCCACCTGCCGGTGCCCACCGAAGCCGAGGTCACTCCCGAGATCGCGTCGCTGTGGCAGAAGTCGCGGGCGGTGCTCGGGTTCACGCCGAACGTCTTCCGGGCACAGGCGCTCAACCCGGCGCAGTTCTGGGCGTGGTGGAAGTACTACGACCTGCTGATGAACAAGGAAGGCTGGCTGCCCCCGCTTGAACGCGAGATGGTCGCCACGGTCGTCAGCAGCCTGAACCGCTGCGTGTACTGCCTGGTGTCGCACGGGTCGGCGGTGCGGCTGCTGAGCGGTGACGTGCGGCTCGCCGACACGCTGGCCATCGATTACCGGCAGGCGGACCTGACCCCCCGTCAGCGCGCCATTCTCGACTTCGCCGCCCGGCTGACCGTTCACCCCGACCGGATGAGCCGGGAAGCGCTGGACCCGCTGCGGGCTGCGGGCCTGGACGACCACGCCATCCTGGAACTCACGCAGGTGGTGGGAATGTTCAACGCCACCAACCGCATCAGCAGCGCGCTGGGCTTTGTGCCGAACGACGAGTACCACCACCTCGGGCGCGTGCCGGAACCTCAGGCGCAGGGCGAAGACTGAAGAACAGGACCATCTGTCGGGCGGCCGGAACAGATCTGCGTTCCGGCCGCCGCGTTTATGAGCGGCGCGGGTCAGTGGGCTGTAAGAACGGGTGCGTACGCTGAGATTCAGCCTGAAGGAGGCGGAATGCTCGACGCGCTGCTGATCAACTTTGCCCTCCTGGTGTCCAGCAACTTTGCCCTGAGCCTGACCTACCAGCACGTGCACCTCCGGGACGGTGTGCTGCGGATCCTCGTCCGCTACGTCCTGAACGTGGCGGCCGCGTTCGTGCTGATGCTCCACAGCGCGGCGGTGGCCCCGGGGCTGCTGTTCGATTTCCGGTCGGTGGTGATCGCCCTGGTGTCCCGCCGGCACGGGATGGTCGCCGGCCTGCTGGTGGCCGTCCCAGTGGCGCTGTTCCGGCTCTACCTGGGTGGCCCGGGCGCCTGGGCCGGCGTGCTGAACCTGATCCTGGTGGCGCTGCTGTCGGCCTGGAGTTCGGGCCTGCTGCACCTGCGCCCACGTTTTGACCGGCGCGACCTGTTTCACCTGTGGTGGCAGCCGCTGGGGCTGTTTGCGGTGGCCAACACCGCAACGTTTCTGGGCTTTGCCATGGCCGGCAAACCGCTGCTGTCGGCCGTGCCGGTCTACCTGACTTTCACGGTCCTGAGCGCTGTCGGCATGATGGCGGGCCACGCGGTCAAGCAGACGCGCCTGAAGGCGCTGCACCGCAGTGAGGAACTTCAGGAGCTGGCCGAACACGATCCGCTGACCGGGTGTTTCAACCGGCGCCGCTTCGATGACGACACGCGTGAAGTGCGCCCGGGGCAGTATGTGCTGCTGCTGGATCTCGACCACTTCAAGCATGTCAACGACACCTACGGGCACGACACCGGCGACCGGGTGCTGCAGGTGCTGGTCCAGGTGCTGACGCAGTCGGTGCGGCCAACCGACCGGGTCTACCGGATGGGCGGTGAGGAATTCGCGGTGGTCCTGTCGCACTGCCGCGAGGACCAGGCGCCCGCCGTGGCGGAACGAGTCCGGTCCAGGGTGGCCCTGCACGTCGCGGAGCAGGCGGGCCTCACGACGGAGCGCATCACGGTTTCGGGCGGTCTGGTGCCCCTCTACGGCGAGCGGCGGCTGGCGCTGCGGGCCGCCGACCAGCGGCTGTACGAGGCCAAGCACGCCGGGCGCAACCGGATCGTGGCCGACCTGCGGCTGGCCGTGCCGGTGGCCTGAAGGGGCGGGAAAAGCGCCCTGTCCCGCCCCGTGTCCTGTTACTGTCCCTGGCCGAGCGAGTAGCCGGGAACCCCGTCAAAGGTGTAGAGGTGCTCGGTCTTGATGAAATCCAGGCCGGTGATGTTGATGCGGTGCAGCAGTTCGATGACTTCCAGGTGTTCGATGGGTCGGGCGCTCAGGAAGCGGCAGCGCCAGTGGTCGGCGCGGTGCGTCTCGGGGAAGCCGTCCGGCCAGACCAGCACGCCGCGGTTGGTGATCATCCGCAGGGTCAGGTTCGGCTGTTCCACGCTCTGCAGGATGGACGCCAGCACCGCCGGATCACGGTCGCCCTCGCTCCACTCGACGAACACGTCCGTACCGACCAGCTGCTTGACCACCGGGGCGAGGGGTGTGGGCACGGCGGGCGCCGGGTCAGTCAGGGGCGCGCGCGTTTCGACCACCGGCAACACCTGCGGCATCTGGCCCAGGCGCTCAATCACCGCGTCGGCAAACGCCTGGGTACCGACCTGGACCCGCGTCTGGTCGCCCACGATATCGGCGGTGTGAACCCCGTCCTCCAGGGTTCGCAACCAGGCGTTCTGGATGCGGGTGGCCACCTCCCCCTGACCGATGTGGTGCAGCATCAGCACGGCCGCCTGCAGTAGGCCGCTGGGGTTGGCCACGTCCTGTCCGGCCAGGTCCGGGGCGCTGCCGTGGATCGCCTCGAACATCGCCACCCGCTCGCCGATGTTGGCGCTGCCCGCCAGTCCCACCGACCCGGCCACCTCGGCCACCACGTCCGAGAGGATGTCGCCGTACAGGTTGAGCGTGACGATCACGTCGTATCGCTCCGGGTGCACCGCGACGCGGGCCATGCCGATGTCGATGATCTGGTGCTCGCGTTCCAGCTCCGGGTACTCCGCCCCGATCTCGTCGAAGACCCGGTGGAACAGCCCATCGGTCATCTTCATGATGTTGTCCTTGCTCATGGCCGTCACCTTGCGGCGGCCGTGCTGGCGGGCGTACTCGAAGGCGTAGCGCACGATGCGCTCGCAGCCCTGGCGGGTCACGAGTTTCAGGCACTGCACCACCTCCCGAGTCTGCCGGTGCTCGATGCCCGCGTACAGGTCTTCCTCGTTCTCGCGGATGATCACCACGTCCAGGCCCGGGTGGAGGGTGGGCACGTAGGGCGCGTAGGCCCGGCACGGCCGCACATTGGCATACAGCCCCAGGGTCTTGCGCAGCGTCACGTTCAGGCTCTTGTAGCCGCCGCCCTGGGGCGTGGTGATGGGGGCCTTGAGCAGCACCCCGGTGCGGCGCAGGCTGTCCCAGCTGGCGCGTTCGATGCCGGAGGTGACGCCGCCCAGGTAGACAGCCTCACCCAGCGTGATCGTCTCCGGGTCCACCGCGGCTCCGGCCGCCCTGAGAATGCGCAGGGTGGCTTCCATCAGGCTGGGGCCGATGCCGTCGCCGTACGCGACGGTGATGGGCGTGAGGGTCGGGGAGCTTTCAGCCGGGTGAACGTCCTGTTGAGCGAGTGTCATGGGTCTCCCTGGAGAGGCGGTTGGAGCGGGCGGGGTTCGGTAGACTGAACGGGTCGTGTCTGACGCGACTTATAATACACGAAATTTATGTCATGTATAGCATGTCGCCTCTCGACAAGGAGTCTGTATGTCCGCACCCTCCAGCACGCCGTCTTCCGGACCCGCCAGTTGGACCTTCCTGACCAATCACGCGCACGTGCTGGTGTGTCTGGTGCAGTCGCCGGACGCGACGCTGCGCGAGGTGGCGGTCCGGGTGGGCATCACGGAACGGGCCGTGCAGCGCATCCTGCGCGATCTGGAGGAAACGGGCATCCTCCGGCGGGAACGGGTGGGCCGGCGCAACACCTATACCGTGATCGGCACGTCTCCGCTGCGGCACCCTCTGGAGGCGCACCGCAGCGTGCAGGACCTGCTGGATCTGGTGGCGACGTAGGGCCCACTTCAGCCAGGGAGATGGCTGGGGTTGAGCGGCAATGCCGAGTGTGTGTGCTGCCCGCCTGATTAACAACAGCAGGGCTTCAGTTCAGTGGCACTTCCTTCAATTCTCATCGTGACGCTGTGTCCGGCACAAACACTGGACCCAACATCACAAGGAGGCGCCATGAAGCGACAGTCGCGCGACAGCATCAACGACATCTGGGGCGAACGGAGCCCTCATGGTCCTGAACAGCCCTGGCCGGTGCGAGTAGACGAAGCCCTGTCCGACGATCCGGAACGCTGGGTGCGCGGCACCTGTGTGCTGTGCTCCAACGGCTGCGGCCTGGACATCGGCGTGAAGGCCGGCAAGATCGTGG comes from Deinococcus sonorensis KR-87 and encodes:
- a CDS encoding peroxidase-related enzyme (This protein belongs to a clade of uncharacterized proteins related to peroxidases such as the alkylhydroperoxidase AhpD.), translating into MTRLSHLPVPTEAEVTPEIASLWQKSRAVLGFTPNVFRAQALNPAQFWAWWKYYDLLMNKEGWLPPLEREMVATVVSSLNRCVYCLVSHGSAVRLLSGDVRLADTLAIDYRQADLTPRQRAILDFAARLTVHPDRMSREALDPLRAAGLDDHAILELTQVVGMFNATNRISSALGFVPNDEYHHLGRVPEPQAQGED
- a CDS encoding GGDEF domain-containing protein, with the translated sequence MLDALLINFALLVSSNFALSLTYQHVHLRDGVLRILVRYVLNVAAAFVLMLHSAAVAPGLLFDFRSVVIALVSRRHGMVAGLLVAVPVALFRLYLGGPGAWAGVLNLILVALLSAWSSGLLHLRPRFDRRDLFHLWWQPLGLFAVANTATFLGFAMAGKPLLSAVPVYLTFTVLSAVGMMAGHAVKQTRLKALHRSEELQELAEHDPLTGCFNRRRFDDDTREVRPGQYVLLLDLDHFKHVNDTYGHDTGDRVLQVLVQVLTQSVRPTDRVYRMGGEEFAVVLSHCREDQAPAVAERVRSRVALHVAEQAGLTTERITVSGGLVPLYGERRLALRAADQRLYEAKHAGRNRIVADLRLAVPVA
- a CDS encoding NADP-dependent isocitrate dehydrogenase, which encodes MTLAQQDVHPAESSPTLTPITVAYGDGIGPSLMEATLRILRAAGAAVDPETITLGEAVYLGGVTSGIERASWDSLRRTGVLLKAPITTPQGGGYKSLNVTLRKTLGLYANVRPCRAYAPYVPTLHPGLDVVIIRENEEDLYAGIEHRQTREVVQCLKLVTRQGCERIVRYAFEYARQHGRRKVTAMSKDNIMKMTDGLFHRVFDEIGAEYPELEREHQIIDIGMARVAVHPERYDVIVTLNLYGDILSDVVAEVAGSVGLAGSANIGERVAMFEAIHGSAPDLAGQDVANPSGLLQAAVLMLHHIGQGEVATRIQNAWLRTLEDGVHTADIVGDQTRVQVGTQAFADAVIERLGQMPQVLPVVETRAPLTDPAPAVPTPLAPVVKQLVGTDVFVEWSEGDRDPAVLASILQSVEQPNLTLRMITNRGVLVWPDGFPETHRADHWRCRFLSARPIEHLEVIELLHRINITGLDFIKTEHLYTFDGVPGYSLGQGQ
- a CDS encoding helix-turn-helix transcriptional regulator, translated to MSAPSSTPSSGPASWTFLTNHAHVLVCLVQSPDATLREVAVRVGITERAVQRILRDLEETGILRRERVGRRNTYTVIGTSPLRHPLEAHRSVQDLLDLVAT